Proteins found in one Campylobacter lari genomic segment:
- a CDS encoding YeiH family protein, translating to MEWFKKEDIQAIFISSFIIVIISILWMYDLNFIYKFIDIKFVSWNFDNIFEKISYFSIFNIILFYIFFALCFTFAFVFMKYDIKKYLTNFSIIFILSILTNFISTHEFAKTWQLETPLIALIIGLLIGNIFHTPKWFKDTLTTEFYVKIGIILMGATLPLTLIIQAGSIAIIQACIITIITFFSIFFIATKFFKLDPRFGATLGGGGSICGVSAAIVIGNAAKAKQEHISITISIVVFWAILMILFLPFLCKILNLDPGVAGAWIGTSEFADAAGIAAASAIGDERAITAFTLIKVLGRDMFIGIWAVLVAFLSITFWEKKNNEKTDIKLIWQRFPIFIAGFIFMSIFTTFLIISLQDHGKIYQNEVLSSIKNFRNWIFIWTFLCIGLSANIKQILLLGYKPLMAFSLGVMINLPLGFILSNYIFVDFWKNFLRQ from the coding sequence GTGGAATGGTTTAAAAAAGAAGATATTCAAGCAATTTTTATAAGTTCTTTTATTATAGTTATAATATCTATATTGTGGATGTATGACTTAAATTTTATTTATAAGTTTATAGATATTAAATTTGTATCTTGGAATTTTGATAATATCTTTGAAAAAATATCCTATTTTAGCATTTTTAATATTATATTATTTTATATATTTTTTGCTTTATGTTTTACTTTTGCTTTTGTTTTTATGAAATATGATATTAAAAAATACCTCACAAACTTCAGTATTATTTTTATACTTTCTATTTTAACTAACTTTATTAGCACTCACGAATTTGCTAAAACTTGGCAATTAGAAACACCACTAATAGCCTTAATTATAGGGCTTTTAATAGGAAATATCTTCCATACTCCCAAATGGTTTAAAGACACCTTGACTACAGAATTTTATGTCAAAATAGGCATTATACTCATGGGGGCTACCTTACCTTTAACTTTAATCATACAAGCAGGTTCTATAGCAATTATACAAGCTTGTATAATCACAATTATCACTTTTTTCTCTATATTTTTTATCGCTACTAAATTTTTTAAACTTGATCCTAGATTTGGAGCAACATTAGGTGGGGGAGGATCTATATGCGGAGTAAGTGCTGCCATAGTTATAGGAAATGCTGCAAAAGCTAAACAAGAACATATTTCAATAACAATTAGCATAGTAGTATTTTGGGCGATATTAATGATACTATTTTTACCATTTTTGTGCAAAATTTTAAATTTAGATCCTGGAGTTGCTGGAGCATGGATAGGTACATCAGAATTTGCCGATGCAGCGGGAATAGCTGCTGCATCGGCCATAGGAGATGAAAGAGCTATAACAGCTTTTACTCTAATAAAAGTACTAGGTCGTGATATGTTTATTGGTATTTGGGCTGTTTTAGTGGCTTTTCTTTCTATAACTTTTTGGGAAAAGAAAAATAATGAAAAAACCGATATAAAACTAATATGGCAAAGATTTCCTATTTTTATAGCAGGTTTTATATTTATGTCTATTTTTACTACATTTTTGATAATTTCTTTACAAGATCATGGTAAAATTTATCAAAATGAAGTTTTATCGAGTATAAAAAATTTTAGAAATTGGATTTTTATTTGGACTTTTTTATGTATAGGTTTAAGTGCAAATATTAAACAAATTTTATTACTAGGATACAAACCTCTAATGGCTTTTAGCTTGGGTGTTATGATTAACCTTCCTTTGGGTTTTATACTATCCAATTATATTTTTGTTGATTTTTGGAAAAATTTTTTAAGACAATAA
- a CDS encoding ketoacyl-ACP synthase III has product MLGICDIGVYICSNKISNFKKKEQFQINDEFITEKIGFQSLSKSSNKEKTSTLCLKAFEKIKHKVDLSNIDCLILISQNPDVKIPHTSAILHKELNLSANCACFDVGLGCSGYVYGLSIILSFMQNNNLKHGLLFTCDPYRKIIDDNDKNTSLLFGDGASVTYIGENFIYTPVAFKFGTDGSKYTNILCEKDILSMNGRGVFEFSATTIPKHILDFLEEEKISIDNIDRFILHQGSKYIIDTIRQRLKIGKEKIPFKANLYGNTVSSSIPILLENEFQKEKCYNNILISGFGTGLSWASAILQRKNNAN; this is encoded by the coding sequence ATGCTAGGAATTTGTGATATAGGAGTATATATTTGCTCCAATAAAATTTCTAATTTCAAAAAAAAAGAACAATTTCAAATAAACGATGAATTTATTACAGAAAAAATAGGTTTTCAAAGTCTTAGTAAAAGCTCAAATAAAGAAAAAACATCTACTCTATGTTTAAAGGCATTTGAAAAAATAAAACACAAAGTTGATTTATCTAACATTGATTGCTTGATTTTAATCTCACAAAACCCCGATGTAAAAATTCCACATACTTCAGCAATTTTACATAAAGAATTAAACCTCTCCGCAAATTGTGCTTGTTTTGATGTGGGACTTGGATGTAGTGGTTATGTATATGGACTTTCCATCATACTTTCTTTCATGCAAAATAATAATCTAAAACATGGCTTATTATTTACCTGTGATCCTTATAGAAAAATTATAGATGATAATGACAAAAATACTTCTTTATTGTTTGGTGATGGAGCAAGTGTTACTTATATTGGTGAAAATTTTATATATACTCCTGTGGCGTTTAAATTTGGAACTGATGGTAGTAAATATACAAACATTCTTTGTGAAAAAGATATATTATCTATGAATGGACGTGGAGTCTTTGAATTTAGTGCTACCACTATACCAAAACATATACTTGATTTCTTAGAAGAAGAAAAAATAAGTATTGATAATATTGATCGTTTTATCTTGCATCAAGGCAGTAAATATATAATTGATACCATTAGACAACGATTGAAAATAGGCAAGGAAAAAATACCTTTTAAAGCAAATTTATATGGCAACACCGTATCTTCTTCAATACCAATTTTATTAGAAAATGAATTTCAAAAAGAAAAGTGCTATAATAATATATTAATTTCAGGATTTGGCACGGGACTTTCTTGGGCTAGTGCTATACTACAAAGGAAAAATAATGCAAATTAA
- a CDS encoding acyl carrier protein: protein MQINTQDILEILKDVGVLVDVNTLEFDKPLKDQGVDSLDMANLFLNLQEKYNIEISMEDAEKLTSIENIAHYINK, encoded by the coding sequence ATGCAAATTAACACTCAAGATATTTTAGAAATATTAAAAGATGTTGGAGTTTTAGTTGATGTCAATACGCTAGAATTTGATAAACCTTTAAAAGATCAAGGAGTTGATTCTTTAGATATGGCAAACCTTTTCTTAAACTTACAAGAAAAATATAATATTGAAATTTCCATGGAAGATGCTGAAAAATTAACTTCTATAGAAAATATCGCGCACTATATTAACAAATGA
- a CDS encoding AAC(3) family N-acetyltransferase encodes MNIGLFKNNNQIYTDLDLVNCLKHLDIQNGDILYMHSEIYNFGIPLITPKKILQIFIDCFFQAIGKEGTLIMPTFTYSFCNNKDYDKLQSKTKVGILNEFFRQQIGVKRTNDPIFSFAVKGAKEELFLKDTTSCFGENSVFDILTKNNGKIILFGNKNLGITYIHYIEEKAKIRHRYFKEFSGYIINEKGIKTKKSIKYFVRDLKQNLLNDRDYTLSFIKNTPYYKEQKFSKGDIVSIEIQPFYDIIYNLLKTDDKILLQKDTQFKRNLIM; translated from the coding sequence ATGAATATAGGTTTATTTAAAAACAATAATCAAATATATACCGATTTAGATTTAGTTAATTGCTTAAAACACTTAGACATACAAAACGGGGACATATTGTATATGCATTCCGAAATTTACAATTTTGGGATTCCTCTCATAACTCCAAAAAAGATACTACAGATTTTTATAGATTGCTTTTTTCAAGCGATAGGTAAAGAAGGCACGCTAATTATGCCTACATTTACTTATAGCTTTTGTAATAATAAAGATTATGATAAATTACAATCAAAAACAAAGGTTGGAATATTAAATGAATTCTTTAGACAGCAAATAGGCGTAAAACGCACCAATGATCCAATTTTTTCTTTTGCAGTAAAAGGAGCTAAAGAAGAATTATTTTTAAAAGATACTACAAGTTGCTTTGGAGAAAATAGTGTTTTTGATATACTTACAAAAAACAATGGAAAAATTATTCTTTTTGGCAACAAAAACTTAGGGATTACATATATTCATTATATAGAAGAAAAAGCAAAAATAAGACATAGATATTTTAAAGAATTTTCGGGTTATATTATTAATGAAAAAGGTATTAAAACAAAAAAAAGCATTAAATATTTTGTCCGAGATTTAAAACAAAATCTTTTAAACGATAGAGACTATACTTTGTCTTTTATCAAAAATACACCCTATTATAAAGAACAAAAATTCAGCAAAGGTGATATTGTTTCTATAGAAATACAACCTTTTTATGATATAATTTATAATTTACTAAAAACAGATGATAAAATTTTATTACAAAAGGATACACAATTCAAGCGCAATTTAATCATGTAA
- a CDS encoding 3-oxoacyl-[acyl-carrier-protein] synthase III C-terminal domain-containing protein — protein MQELFDNNIKKINKIKDYIGLKYRHVATNETASDLSQKSIEILLQETKVDRNSIDAIIVVTQTPDFFIPSTACYLHGKFNFPNTTLAFDINQACAGYIYGLYISHCMIENGYCKKILLVCASTSSKLEKDFKNQIKIRGDAASATLLEYTNQEHISYFDLQTDGKGYNSLIVPYGAFAKPNIESFNEPEMFNFNLKDKQVYMNGLKIFNFAIQKEPEGFINLLNYAKIKKEELDYVFFHQANKSMIEAIIKKLKLNPLKTPNNTIEKYGNINASSIPVTMCDTLGNFNKINNKITIALGGFGAGLSWANAILTLNNDFIVKKTQIL, from the coding sequence TTGCAAGAGCTTTTTGATAATAACATAAAAAAAATAAACAAAATAAAAGATTATATCGGTTTAAAATATAGACATGTTGCTACAAATGAAACAGCATCTGATTTATCTCAAAAATCTATAGAGATTTTATTACAAGAAACAAAAGTAGATAGAAATTCAATAGATGCTATTATAGTGGTAACACAAACACCTGATTTTTTTATACCGTCAACTGCCTGCTATTTACATGGAAAGTTTAACTTTCCCAATACCACCCTAGCCTTTGATATTAACCAAGCTTGTGCTGGATATATATATGGTTTATATATATCTCATTGTATGATTGAAAATGGATATTGTAAAAAAATTCTATTAGTATGTGCAAGCACAAGCAGTAAATTAGAAAAAGATTTTAAAAACCAAATAAAAATAAGAGGTGATGCAGCTAGTGCAACTCTATTGGAATATACCAACCAAGAACATATTTCTTATTTTGATTTACAAACAGATGGAAAAGGATACAACAGCTTAATAGTCCCTTATGGTGCTTTCGCAAAACCTAATATCGAGAGTTTTAATGAACCGGAAATGTTTAATTTTAACTTAAAAGACAAACAAGTATATATGAATGGATTAAAAATTTTTAATTTTGCTATCCAAAAAGAACCGGAAGGTTTTATTAATCTTCTAAATTATGCAAAAATAAAAAAAGAAGAATTGGACTATGTTTTTTTTCATCAGGCAAATAAAAGTATGATTGAAGCAATTATTAAAAAATTAAAACTTAACCCTTTAAAAACACCAAACAATACTATTGAAAAATACGGAAATATTAACGCCTCTTCAATACCTGTGACAATGTGTGATACACTTGGAAATTTTAACAAAATAAACAACAAAATAACAATAGCTTTAGGTGGATTTGGCGCCGGACTTAGTTGGGCAAATGCAATTCTAACTTTAAATAATGATTTTATAGTAAAAAAAACACAAATTTTATAA
- a CDS encoding acyl carrier protein, with amino-acid sequence MKKKDFIKKIEELLQIEYSLDENTMLESIEEYDSLAILSLSVLYDQEFDICIHGTELKTCKNIADLIALVPMEKWDKK; translated from the coding sequence ATGAAAAAAAAAGACTTTATAAAAAAAATTGAGGAGCTTTTACAAATTGAATATTCTTTAGATGAAAACACTATGTTAGAGAGTATAGAGGAATATGATAGTTTAGCAATACTTTCTCTAAGTGTTTTATATGATCAAGAATTCGATATTTGCATTCACGGCACTGAATTAAAAACTTGTAAAAATATAGCAGATCTAATAGCACTTGTTCCCATGGAGAAATGGGATAAAAAATGA
- a CDS encoding SDR family oxidoreductase: MIFKDNIFCDKKFLITGASSGIGADIALKLNKLGAQVIAIGKNRDKLAAQKEKSSSPEKFIILPKDLSKYKKLDSWVLELSKKYNGFNGAVLSAGISKTLSIKMPNYIEIGYQIFNINYFGNLQVLKGLLDNRSKTKENSSFIWISSKASREPLKGLSLYGASKAAIDATVKALSQEIYPRYRINSILPGLIKTPMIDHIIHSQSINRLYSNLKHMGSVEDVSNLTCFLLSENAKHINGQNIILDNNIT, translated from the coding sequence ATGATTTTTAAAGATAATATTTTTTGTGATAAAAAATTTCTTATCACAGGTGCAAGTAGCGGAATAGGAGCTGACATAGCTCTAAAGCTAAACAAACTTGGAGCTCAAGTAATTGCTATAGGAAAAAACAGAGATAAGCTTGCAGCTCAAAAAGAAAAATCATCATCTCCGGAAAAATTTATTATTTTACCTAAAGATCTTTCAAAGTATAAAAAACTTGATAGTTGGGTTTTGGAATTATCTAAAAAATATAATGGGTTTAATGGAGCAGTATTATCAGCTGGTATCAGCAAAACACTGAGTATAAAAATGCCAAACTATATAGAAATTGGTTATCAGATTTTTAACATTAATTATTTTGGAAACCTACAAGTTTTAAAAGGATTATTAGATAATAGATCAAAAACAAAAGAGAATAGTAGTTTTATATGGATTAGTTCAAAAGCTAGTCGAGAGCCACTAAAGGGGTTGAGTTTATATGGTGCAAGTAAAGCTGCAATAGACGCAACAGTTAAAGCTTTGTCACAAGAAATATATCCAAGGTATAGAATCAATTCGATACTACCAGGTTTAATTAAAACACCCATGATAGATCATATAATACATTCTCAATCCATAAATAGGCTTTATTCAAATTTAAAACATATGGGTAGCGTGGAAGATGTATCCAATCTAACTTGTTTTTTATTAAGTGAAAATGCAAAGCATATCAATGGGCAAAATATTATTTTAGACAACAACATTACTTAA
- the pseF gene encoding pseudaminic acid cytidylyltransferase produces MKNLCIIPARGGSKRIPRKNIINFLGKPLIAYSIESALNSGIFDDVIISSDDEEIIKVALKYGAKAPFVRKKELSDDYASSTAVIQDAIITLEKHGKFYENICCLYATAPLIDEFILQKAFEQFSQDECKFLFSACEFEYPIQRGFYLNEQNKVYMFDESNYNKRSQDLTKAYHDGGAFYFGKKEAWLEEDFMFKPHSKAFLLPRNKICDIDTFEDLEFAKILYQFHKGNKCL; encoded by the coding sequence ATGAAAAATCTTTGTATTATCCCAGCGCGTGGTGGTTCTAAACGCATTCCTAGAAAAAATATCATTAATTTTCTAGGAAAACCTTTGATTGCTTATAGTATAGAAAGTGCTTTAAATTCAGGCATTTTTGATGATGTGATTATCTCAAGTGATGATGAAGAAATCATCAAAGTAGCTTTAAAATATGGCGCAAAAGCTCCTTTCGTACGCAAAAAAGAATTAAGTGATGATTATGCAAGCTCAACCGCTGTAATCCAAGATGCTATCATAACACTAGAAAAACATGGCAAATTTTATGAAAATATATGTTGTTTATACGCAACAGCTCCACTTATAGATGAGTTTATCTTGCAAAAAGCTTTTGAACAATTTAGTCAAGATGAGTGCAAATTTTTATTTTCAGCTTGTGAATTTGAATACCCCATACAAAGAGGTTTTTACCTTAATGAACAAAATAAAGTTTATATGTTTGATGAATCAAACTATAACAAACGCTCACAAGATCTTACCAAAGCTTATCATGATGGTGGTGCATTTTACTTTGGTAAAAAAGAAGCATGGCTAGAAGAAGATTTTATGTTTAAACCTCATTCTAAAGCTTTTTTGCTTCCAAGGAATAAAATCTGTGATATTGATACCTTTGAAGACTTAGAATTTGCTAAAATACTATATCAATTTCACAAAGGTAATAAATGTTTATAA
- a CDS encoding class I SAM-dependent methyltransferase, protein MYLRDLKGLKFPDLAVIKFFFKQRLHQQNNQKVLEFACSNGNNLSLFANYDYECIGVDLNQENINNANYNFKEIIQCKNYQFFHDDILEFPLKNPNINADIFMIPNVINYLLKEDFLKLLKISKENSMYKENALFFLRTRSIKDYRYGYGEKIAHNCFKITNDNTTGELGCINTLYQEYELVEILKEYLNLHDFKVLTYENTNIMGEDERLVNDSDIVIYGKIK, encoded by the coding sequence ATGTATTTAAGAGACTTGAAAGGTTTAAAATTTCCAGATTTAGCGGTAATTAAATTTTTTTTCAAACAAAGATTACACCAACAAAACAATCAAAAAGTTTTAGAATTTGCTTGTTCTAACGGCAATAATCTTTCTTTATTCGCAAACTATGATTATGAGTGTATTGGAGTTGATTTAAATCAAGAAAATATCAACAACGCTAATTACAACTTCAAAGAAATAATTCAATGTAAAAACTATCAGTTTTTTCATGATGATATCTTAGAATTTCCTTTAAAAAATCCAAATATTAATGCAGATATTTTTATGATTCCTAATGTGATTAACTATCTTTTGAAAGAAGATTTTTTAAAATTATTAAAAATTTCCAAAGAAAATTCTATGTATAAAGAAAATGCATTGTTTTTTTTACGAACAAGAAGTATAAAAGATTATAGATATGGCTATGGAGAAAAAATAGCTCATAATTGTTTTAAAATCACAAATGATAACACCACAGGAGAGCTTGGATGTATCAATACTCTATACCAAGAATACGAACTTGTTGAAATTTTAAAAGAATATTTAAATTTACATGATTTTAAAGTACTTACTTATGAAAATACCAATATTATGGGAGAAGATGAAAGACTAGTTAATGATAGTGATATTGTAATTTATGGAAAAATCAAATGA
- a CDS encoding WbqC family protein encodes MQIAIMQPTFNPWIGYIYMIKSVDTFVFLDNVQFERRSWQNRNKIKLQDKTFLLGLNLQKAPQKTSLQNILFEKDDKWKFKFLKTIHHAYSKSINFNKYYDILEKNLFKHTHLVQFNMELIKIYCEHLNIKTPILQASSLNLKNKKKEKLLLEICQTLKADYYLSPEGSKNYLEKETAKEIFKNVNIKIEYFDFIHPTYTQLGANFIAYLGILDFLFNEKNPEEKFKEVIKENESLDQK; translated from the coding sequence ATGCAAATAGCTATAATGCAACCTACTTTCAATCCTTGGATAGGTTATATATACATGATAAAAAGTGTTGATACTTTTGTCTTTTTAGACAATGTTCAATTTGAACGCAGATCATGGCAAAATAGAAATAAAATCAAATTACAAGATAAAACCTTTTTACTAGGACTAAACTTACAAAAAGCACCACAAAAAACATCGCTTCAAAATATTTTATTTGAAAAAGATGATAAATGGAAATTTAAATTTCTAAAAACAATCCACCACGCATACTCTAAGAGCATCAATTTTAATAAATACTATGACATTTTAGAAAAAAATCTATTTAAACACACACATTTAGTGCAATTTAATATGGAATTAATCAAAATATACTGTGAACATTTAAACATCAAAACCCCTATTTTACAGGCTTCTTCTTTAAACTTAAAAAATAAAAAAAAAGAAAAACTACTACTTGAAATTTGCCAAACACTAAAAGCTGATTATTATCTTTCTCCGGAAGGTTCGAAAAACTATCTCGAAAAAGAGACAGCAAAAGAAATTTTTAAAAATGTAAATATAAAAATTGAATATTTTGATTTTATCCATCCAACCTACACACAATTAGGTGCAAATTTTATAGCTTATTTGGGAATTTTAGACTTTTTATTTAACGAAAAAAATCCAGAAGAAAAATTCAAAGAAGTCATAAAAGAAAATGAAAGTCTTGATCAGAAGTGA
- the pseG gene encoding UDP-2,4-diacetamido-2,4,6-trideoxy-beta-L-altropyranose hydrolase has protein sequence MKVLIRSDSSSQIGHGHIKRDLILAKQYEDVSFACLPLKGSLIDEIPYPVYELTSASIYELINLIKKEKFDLLIIDHYEITADDEKLIKLETGIKILSFDDEIKEHFCDILLNVNAYAKESDYENLVPKYCELRCGFSYALIRDEFYQESKIQREKIYDYFICIGGSDNKNLSFDIANKLDKNKAIIIATTKANLHLKSLQKLSQKNSNIQVHIDYPNLARLMNESKKLIISASSLVNEALILKANFKAIAYTKNQEKLATWLVKKGYEVESFI, from the coding sequence ATGAAAGTCTTGATCAGAAGTGATAGTTCAAGTCAAATAGGACATGGGCATATAAAAAGAGATTTAATATTAGCAAAACAATATGAGGATGTATCTTTTGCTTGTTTACCACTAAAAGGCTCTTTAATAGATGAAATTCCTTATCCTGTATATGAACTAACAAGTGCTAGCATATATGAACTCATCAATCTCATCAAAAAGGAAAAATTTGATCTTTTAATCATCGATCATTATGAGATCACTGCGGATGATGAAAAACTCATCAAACTAGAAACAGGAATTAAAATTCTAAGTTTTGATGATGAGATAAAAGAACATTTTTGCGATATTTTACTAAATGTCAATGCCTATGCTAAAGAAAGTGATTATGAAAATTTAGTGCCAAAATATTGTGAGTTAAGATGTGGCTTTTCTTATGCTCTAATACGCGATGAATTTTATCAGGAAAGTAAAATACAACGAGAAAAGATTTATGATTATTTCATTTGCATAGGTGGAAGTGATAATAAAAATCTTTCTTTTGACATAGCAAACAAACTTGATAAAAATAAAGCTATCATCATAGCAACAACAAAAGCAAATCTTCATTTAAAATCACTTCAAAAGCTAAGCCAAAAAAATTCTAACATCCAAGTTCATATAGATTATCCAAATTTGGCAAGATTAATGAATGAGAGCAAAAAACTCATCATTAGCGCAAGTTCATTAGTGAACGAAGCTTTGATTTTAAAAGCAAATTTTAAAGCCATAGCTTATACTAAAAATCAAGAAAAACTTGCAACATGGCTTGTTAAAAAAGGCTATGAAGTGGAGAGTTTTATATGA
- the pseH gene encoding UDP-4-amino-4,6-dideoxy-N-acetyl-beta-L-altrosamine N-acetyltransferase, whose product MIVLKDFIHLNQEEIELVLKWRNDENIAKFMKTQNITLKEHLSFLSSLKTDTTKKYFLVYDDKNIIGVIDFINITNHSCEFGLYGIKKGVGNLLMQEIKNYTFNVLKVQTLNACVFKENIKALKLYLKHGFEVIKEDNNFYFVNLNNPHRDIIF is encoded by the coding sequence ATGATAGTTTTAAAAGATTTTATCCACTTAAACCAAGAGGAAATCGAGCTTGTTTTAAAATGGCGTAATGATGAAAATATTGCTAAATTTATGAAAACGCAAAATATCACTTTAAAAGAACACTTAAGTTTTTTATCTAGTCTAAAAACAGATACAACTAAAAAATATTTTTTAGTTTATGATGATAAAAATATCATAGGTGTAATTGATTTTATTAATATAACCAACCATTCATGTGAATTTGGGCTTTATGGTATAAAAAAAGGCGTAGGTAATCTTTTAATGCAAGAAATTAAAAACTATACTTTTAATGTTTTAAAAGTTCAAACTTTAAACGCTTGTGTTTTTAAAGAAAATATAAAAGCTTTGAAGTTATATTTAAAACATGGCTTTGAAGTTATTAAAGAAGATAATAATTTTTATTTTGTAAATTTAAACAATCCTCACAGGGATATTATTTTTTAA
- a CDS encoding HisA/HisF-related TIM barrel protein, with product MLKTRIIPCVLLKDHQLVKSINFSSFRTIGHVVSTARIYNARNVDELIVLDINKNGVIDFESLEDIANECFMPLTIGGGIRTLKDIRKVLDIGADKISINSMALQNPNFIKEAADTFGSSCIVCSIDVKKDKNKFKIFNNEILNIDPLELALKYESLGAGEILLTSVDKEGSSLGYDWELLEYFKGKLKIPLIINGGLSKPQDGVKAIQLGANALVGAYIFHFSQYTPNDVKNELLKNNIPVRIV from the coding sequence ATGCTTAAAACAAGAATTATACCTTGTGTGTTATTAAAAGATCATCAGCTTGTAAAAAGTATCAATTTTTCTTCTTTTAGGACTATAGGGCATGTGGTAAGTACAGCTAGGATTTATAATGCTAGAAATGTTGATGAGCTTATTGTTTTGGATATCAATAAAAATGGCGTTATAGATTTTGAAAGCTTAGAAGATATAGCTAATGAGTGTTTTATGCCTTTGACTATTGGAGGTGGGATTAGAACTTTAAAAGATATTAGAAAAGTATTAGATATAGGTGCTGATAAAATTAGCATTAATTCTATGGCTTTACAAAATCCAAATTTTATAAAAGAAGCTGCTGACACTTTTGGAAGTTCTTGTATAGTGTGTTCGATTGATGTAAAAAAAGACAAAAATAAATTTAAAATTTTTAATAATGAAATTTTAAATATTGATCCGCTAGAACTTGCATTAAAATATGAATCTTTAGGAGCAGGGGAAATACTTTTAACAAGTGTTGATAAAGAAGGAAGTTCTTTGGGGTATGACTGGGAATTACTAGAGTATTTCAAAGGTAAATTAAAAATTCCACTCATTATTAATGGAGGACTTTCTAAACCTCAAGATGGGGTAAAAGCTATACAACTTGGTGCAAATGCATTAGTCGGTGCTTATATATTTCATTTTAGTCAATATACTCCAAATGATGTTAAAAATGAGCTTTTAAAAAATAATATCCCTGTGAGGATTGTTTAA
- the hisH gene encoding imidazole glycerol phosphate synthase subunit HisH — MFCEMICIVDYHLGNFKSVLKAFEKINQEVIISSKKEDIKNASKLVLPGVGSFKQGMENLKKLTLDNLLKECVLKDKKPILGICLGMQLFASKGYEGGECEGLDFIKAKVLKFDLSKEKLLHSGWDDLQFSDKKSILFDGILEKSDFYFVHSYYVECLERVETSFFEYEKHFCASFEKDNIFAVQFHPEKSQNVGLKLLENFANLKV; from the coding sequence TTGTTTTGTGAAATGATTTGTATTGTTGATTATCATCTTGGAAATTTTAAATCTGTTTTGAAGGCTTTTGAAAAAATTAATCAAGAAGTGATTATAAGTTCTAAAAAAGAAGATATAAAAAATGCTTCTAAATTAGTTTTACCAGGTGTTGGATCTTTTAAACAAGGTATGGAAAATTTAAAAAAACTTACACTAGATAATCTTTTAAAAGAATGTGTTTTAAAAGATAAAAAACCCATTTTGGGAATTTGTCTTGGTATGCAACTTTTTGCCAGTAAGGGATATGAGGGCGGAGAGTGCGAAGGGCTTGATTTTATAAAAGCAAAGGTTTTGAAATTTGATTTAAGTAAAGAAAAATTATTGCACAGTGGTTGGGATGATTTGCAATTTAGTGATAAAAAAAGCATACTTTTTGATGGAATTTTAGAAAAAAGTGATTTTTATTTTGTGCATTCTTATTATGTAGAGTGTTTAGAGAGAGTAGAAACTTCTTTTTTTGAGTATGAAAAACATTTTTGTGCAAGTTTTGAAAAAGATAATATTTTTGCCGTGCAATTTCATCCTGAAAAAAGCCAAAATGTAGGTTTGAAACTTTTGGAAAATTTTGCAAATTTAAAGGTCTAG